Proteins encoded in a region of the Mariprofundus ferrinatatus genome:
- the rpsF gene encoding 30S ribosomal protein S6 produces the protein MYYETIFIVNPDISQENTEKLTDELVAKVEKVGGRIVKRENWGSRPMAYSIANRKRGNYMLLVTDGSAEAIKTLEHAISLEERIIRTLTTKLTELSDKPSPLLRRAQAAAKREEAAAEEKAEAAAEAAAEEKAVEAADGAEASA, from the coding sequence TTGTATTACGAAACTATTTTTATCGTTAATCCTGATATCTCTCAGGAAAACACCGAGAAGCTGACCGATGAACTGGTCGCCAAAGTCGAAAAAGTCGGTGGTCGCATTGTCAAACGCGAAAACTGGGGTTCACGTCCGATGGCATATTCCATTGCCAACCGTAAGCGTGGCAACTACATGCTGCTGGTAACTGACGGCAGCGCTGAAGCGATCAAGACGCTTGAGCACGCCATCAGCCTTGAAGAGCGCATTATCCGCACCCTGACCACCAAGCTGACCGAACTTTCTGACAAGCCATCTCCACTGCTGCGTCGCGCACAGGCTGCTGCCAAGCGTGAAGAGGCTGCTGCTGAAGAGAAAGCTGAAGCTGCCGCTGAGGCCGCTGCTGAAGAGAAAGCCGTTGAGGCTGCTGATGGAGCAGAAGCAAGCGCCTGA
- a CDS encoding cation-translocating P-type ATPase — translation MTDIENPMVEACRAEVPPELLKRIHQVPTDEVLEQLSTSEQGLENAEVRARRKCYGINRLSEKKEMLIVLQFLLQFHNLFSYLLLAGAALSFLSEYLVPGEGSFYIAWALLGVTLLNAIFTFFQEQKAKKAMKAFRNLMTSQAVVLRGGERIQIESEHLVPGDIIVLAEGDRITADARLIEQSMLKVDHSALTGESEPQLRSLNATSGNVLRSRNMVFSGTLVQSGTGTAVVVATGDHTQIGKIARETSEVEQVESHLQRQIAHFIRIISYIAISLGISFFLLDYLIARNPIWIDLVFAIGIIVANVPEGLLPTVTLTLSLAAQRMARLNVLVKNIDAIETLGSLTVICSDKTGTLTENNLNVHAICMNDLCYDFDRSQGRLLLEQKHVHLRNIPGMQDFNDILVLCNNSTVSREKSFGDATELSLKSFVSAFSNISYIAENQPRLHEIPFSSESRFMVTVNSYNTNARAYLKGASEVVLEMCTHYFENGRCSELTDEVRKKLLEWDVSYAGQGFRVLGCAIKEVEDEHGDLEGGFCFYGLVVMQDPPRPEVAESVRLCKEAGIRVIVISGDQESTVEHIARQTGIIEGDSAVVVNGADLPELSDERLKELLQSPELLFARTLPRDKLRIVTLLKEMGEVVAVTGDGVNDAPALRRADVGIAMGRSGTEVAKEAADIVLLDDNFTSIVSAIKAGRAAYDNIKSFITYILTSNTPEIVPFLLFILLGWPLALPVLLILAIDLGTDMIPAIGLGVEKPESDIMQRPPRDPSARLLTWRMIARSYGFIGPLQTAFSYIIFFDILFAGGWSWGRELAVNDPLYMQAITGFFATIIITQMFNVFACRTTKLSAFSKGLFSNRLILAGIGSELLLLVVIALTPVGQTIFGTAAFDPGYLPLMLLFGAVILLCEELRKYLYRTRGIFGLE, via the coding sequence ATGACAGACATTGAAAATCCCATGGTTGAGGCATGCCGGGCGGAAGTTCCGCCGGAGCTGCTTAAGCGTATTCATCAGGTTCCAACCGATGAGGTGCTGGAGCAGCTGAGCACTTCTGAACAGGGACTCGAAAATGCCGAGGTGCGGGCACGGCGCAAATGTTACGGCATCAATCGCCTGTCCGAGAAAAAAGAGATGCTGATCGTACTGCAGTTTCTGCTGCAGTTTCACAATCTATTCTCCTATCTGTTGCTGGCAGGTGCAGCACTCTCCTTTCTCAGTGAATATCTGGTGCCTGGAGAGGGCTCGTTTTACATCGCCTGGGCGCTGCTCGGCGTCACGTTGCTCAATGCGATCTTCACCTTCTTCCAGGAGCAGAAAGCCAAGAAGGCGATGAAGGCTTTCAGGAACCTGATGACCTCTCAGGCGGTGGTGTTGAGGGGTGGCGAGCGGATACAGATTGAGTCCGAACATCTGGTACCGGGCGATATCATAGTGCTTGCGGAGGGGGACCGAATTACCGCAGATGCACGCCTTATCGAGCAGAGTATGCTGAAGGTGGATCACTCCGCCCTCACCGGTGAAAGCGAGCCTCAGCTGAGAAGTCTCAATGCCACCAGTGGCAATGTGTTGCGCAGCCGAAATATGGTCTTCAGCGGTACGCTGGTTCAGTCGGGAACAGGCACAGCGGTGGTGGTGGCAACCGGCGACCATACCCAGATCGGTAAAATTGCCCGCGAGACCAGCGAAGTCGAACAGGTGGAGTCTCACCTGCAGCGCCAGATCGCCCATTTTATCCGTATCATCTCCTATATCGCCATCTCCCTTGGTATTTCGTTCTTCCTGCTGGACTACTTAATAGCCCGTAACCCGATCTGGATCGATCTCGTGTTTGCCATCGGTATCATCGTTGCCAATGTGCCGGAAGGGCTATTGCCAACGGTGACACTGACCCTCTCGCTGGCCGCCCAGCGTATGGCGAGGCTCAATGTGCTGGTGAAAAATATCGATGCGATCGAAACCCTGGGAAGCCTTACCGTGATCTGCTCGGATAAGACCGGTACCCTGACCGAGAACAATCTCAACGTGCATGCCATCTGCATGAACGATCTCTGCTACGACTTCGACCGCAGCCAGGGTCGCCTGTTGCTGGAGCAGAAGCATGTACATCTGCGCAATATCCCCGGCATGCAGGATTTCAACGATATTCTTGTGCTCTGCAATAACAGTACGGTGAGTCGGGAAAAGAGCTTCGGCGATGCCACCGAGCTCTCCCTGAAAAGTTTTGTCAGCGCTTTTAGCAATATCAGCTATATCGCTGAGAACCAGCCACGGCTTCACGAAATCCCATTCTCATCAGAGAGCCGCTTCATGGTGACAGTTAACAGCTACAACACCAATGCCCGCGCTTATCTCAAGGGAGCGAGCGAGGTGGTGCTGGAGATGTGTACGCACTATTTCGAGAACGGCCGCTGCAGCGAACTGACTGATGAGGTGCGTAAAAAATTATTGGAGTGGGATGTCAGTTATGCCGGGCAGGGGTTCAGGGTTCTCGGCTGTGCTATCAAGGAGGTGGAGGATGAGCATGGCGATCTTGAAGGAGGATTCTGTTTCTACGGACTGGTAGTGATGCAGGATCCGCCACGCCCCGAAGTGGCCGAGTCTGTGCGCCTCTGCAAGGAGGCGGGTATCAGGGTGATCGTGATTTCGGGCGACCAGGAGTCGACGGTCGAACATATCGCGCGCCAGACCGGGATTATCGAGGGTGATTCGGCGGTGGTGGTTAACGGTGCCGATCTTCCCGAGCTCAGTGATGAGCGGCTGAAAGAGCTGCTGCAGAGTCCCGAGCTTCTCTTTGCCCGTACGCTGCCGCGCGACAAGCTTCGCATTGTTACCCTGCTCAAAGAGATGGGGGAGGTGGTGGCTGTAACCGGTGATGGTGTTAATGATGCGCCGGCGCTGCGCAGGGCAGATGTCGGTATTGCCATGGGGCGAAGCGGTACAGAGGTGGCCAAAGAGGCGGCGGATATTGTGCTGCTTGATGACAACTTCACGTCAATCGTCAGTGCAATCAAGGCAGGGCGCGCTGCCTACGACAATATCAAGAGTTTTATCACCTACATCCTCACCAGTAACACCCCTGAGATCGTTCCGTTTCTTCTCTTTATCCTGCTCGGCTGGCCGCTGGCACTGCCGGTGCTTCTGATTCTGGCTATTGATCTCGGTACCGACATGATCCCGGCCATCGGACTCGGTGTGGAGAAGCCGGAGTCGGATATTATGCAGCGGCCGCCTCGCGACCCTTCAGCAAGGCTGCTTACATGGCGCATGATTGCCAGGTCTTACGGCTTTATCGGGCCGCTGCAGACGGCGTTCTCTTACATCATCTTCTTCGACATTCTTTTTGCCGGCGGCTGGAGTTGGGGCAGGGAGCTTGCGGTGAACGACCCGCTCTATATGCAGGCGATCACCGGCTTCTTCGCGACGATTATCATTACGCAGATGTTCAATGTCTTCGCCTGCCGCACCACCAAGCTTTCCGCCTTCAGCAAGGGGTTGTTCAGCAACCGCCTGATTCTTGCCGGTATTGGCAGCGAACTGCTGCTTCTTGTCGTTATCGCTCTGACGCCTGTAGGTCAGACGATATTCGGTACGGCAGCGTTTGATCCCGGCTACCTACCGCTGATGTTGCTGTTCGGAGCGGTTATCCTGCTCTGCGAGGAGCTGCGTAAATACCTTTACAGAACGCGCGGCATCTTCGGTCTGGAGTAG
- the rpsR gene encoding 30S ribosomal protein S18 yields MSEEVKTTAAPAQGDRQQRTERPQGDRPQGDRPRRPQGDRPQGRFQRRRKFCKFCADKSLTIDHKDPDMLRGFITERYKILPSRVTGTCAKHQRSLTTAIKRARVLALVAFTPLHHD; encoded by the coding sequence ATGAGTGAAGAAGTAAAAACAACTGCTGCACCAGCTCAGGGTGACCGCCAGCAGCGCACTGAACGTCCGCAAGGCGACCGCCCACAGGGCGACCGTCCTCGCCGCCCACAGGGCGACCGCCCTCAGGGCCGTTTTCAGCGCCGTCGCAAGTTCTGCAAATTCTGTGCAGACAAGAGCCTGACCATCGACCATAAGGATCCGGATATGCTGCGCGGTTTCATTACCGAGCGTTACAAAATCCTGCCTTCGCGCGTAACTGGCACCTGTGCCAAGCACCAGCGTTCGCTGACCACGGCTATCAAACGTGCCCGCGTTCTGGCTCTGGTCGCGTTCACCCCGCTGCATCACGATTGA
- a CDS encoding PEP/pyruvate-binding domain-containing protein: protein MPPKENACRLHGGGRQHGDWSDQAYAMRANGYLIANLVAGLNPEDYIGLAPKLDEFKQVLLERYLIRADDGWVFRRARYYRGAIQVEDEQVAANKIVTTLLDDPAWTSPERYLLLRETVRLLPLAVEPQLGAKIRQAATEISEEDEGFYGLRIKIHSMPDAADPQRVRTYALKSGLGNLQGAYESLAADMDALYAPHTAISQLNQLAEESWNRRFKQEMLDTVEALGSARGAAETIAVAASRSQRFRSMLQKQNRYTVHNRLRFLRASLVLEQEIYARGNQLLETPGRASRSDRLSWLRHLAAAVHATGLISDRQWRAVRDQLDRLIANDSLTAAEYYRGLRYVARMTQWSQRAMEYHFATTVERWGDLSELVQNYVPDRVRSSPLLPFTRVLDTLIADAGQLSGIRHTVFGREVATGVRGLNPGLQRGVLLLDPEQGGDLRSDGIYILQSTRQELTPVAGIITRGEGSSMSHVQLLARNMGIPNLVVDERLYRRIKGHVGERIVVAISHQGVVSIEQDSPKWEAVFGTESPSEMVSINADMDKLDLNDTALKSLGSIRSRDSGRTVGPKAANLGELHHFYPQMVNPGIVIPFGFFKQHLEQPLFDGGPSVLTWIKSEYDRLALVTDGDQKSRETQLFLDRLRKWIVNSSPDNSLKNSLRNMLNETFGDDGSYGVFVRSDTNVEDLPGFSGAGLNLTVANVVGFDAILKAILHVWASPFSDRSHAWRQSYMEEPEHVYPAVLLMKSFPSEKSGVLVSAAIESGDRSLLSVAVNEGIGGAVEGQAAEEIRVERISGGVELIAQASSPVQKVLNPEGGLQVMPASGKQSLLSSAEIEQLLSLIADVERRFPLPRNAQGVPVVADIEFGFRQGKLALFQIRPFVESSRARSSQTLIDMDRDISRRGARLVQMNRPPLVSELL from the coding sequence TTGCCACCAAAAGAGAATGCATGCCGTTTACACGGAGGGGGGCGTCAGCACGGAGACTGGAGCGATCAGGCCTATGCGATGCGTGCCAACGGTTATCTTATTGCCAATCTGGTCGCAGGGCTTAACCCCGAAGATTATATTGGTCTTGCTCCCAAACTGGATGAGTTCAAGCAGGTTCTTCTCGAGCGTTATCTGATCAGGGCGGATGATGGCTGGGTATTTCGCAGGGCCCGTTATTATCGTGGCGCCATCCAGGTTGAGGATGAGCAGGTGGCAGCGAACAAAATCGTGACAACACTGCTGGATGACCCTGCCTGGACGTCGCCAGAACGGTACCTTTTATTGCGTGAGACGGTACGGCTGCTTCCTCTTGCCGTGGAGCCGCAGCTGGGAGCGAAAATTCGTCAGGCAGCTACAGAAATTTCTGAGGAGGATGAAGGCTTTTATGGCCTTCGCATCAAAATCCACAGTATGCCTGATGCCGCAGACCCGCAAAGGGTTCGTACCTATGCGCTCAAGTCGGGCCTTGGAAACCTGCAGGGGGCCTATGAGTCGCTGGCCGCTGATATGGATGCCCTTTATGCCCCTCATACTGCGATCAGTCAGCTCAATCAGCTGGCCGAAGAGTCTTGGAACAGGCGTTTCAAGCAGGAGATGCTTGATACTGTAGAGGCTCTTGGCTCTGCAAGAGGGGCTGCAGAGACCATTGCCGTGGCCGCCTCCAGATCTCAGAGGTTTCGCTCCATGCTGCAGAAGCAGAACAGGTATACGGTACACAACAGATTGAGGTTCTTGAGAGCATCGCTGGTTCTGGAGCAGGAGATCTATGCCCGGGGCAATCAGCTACTTGAAACGCCGGGGCGGGCGAGCCGTTCTGACAGGCTGTCATGGCTGCGCCATCTGGCCGCTGCAGTGCATGCAACAGGCCTTATCTCTGATCGCCAGTGGCGGGCGGTTCGGGATCAACTGGACAGGTTGATTGCAAACGATTCACTTACCGCAGCTGAATATTACAGAGGGCTTCGTTATGTGGCGCGCATGACCCAGTGGTCACAGCGTGCAATGGAGTACCATTTTGCAACCACAGTAGAACGATGGGGGGATTTGAGTGAGCTGGTACAGAACTATGTTCCTGATCGGGTTCGCAGCTCGCCTCTGTTGCCATTTACCCGCGTACTCGACACCCTGATAGCCGATGCCGGGCAGCTAAGCGGAATAAGACACACGGTTTTTGGCCGTGAAGTTGCGACAGGTGTGCGAGGGCTTAATCCGGGGCTGCAGCGGGGAGTCTTGCTGCTGGATCCTGAGCAGGGCGGAGATTTGCGCAGTGATGGCATCTATATTCTCCAGTCAACGCGTCAGGAGCTGACGCCGGTTGCAGGCATCATTACCCGCGGTGAGGGCAGTTCCATGTCTCATGTGCAGTTACTTGCACGCAACATGGGCATCCCCAATCTGGTTGTTGATGAAAGGCTGTACAGAAGGATCAAGGGCCATGTGGGTGAGCGTATTGTTGTAGCCATCAGCCATCAGGGCGTGGTTTCTATAGAGCAGGATAGTCCGAAGTGGGAGGCGGTGTTCGGTACAGAGTCTCCTTCTGAGATGGTCAGTATCAATGCTGATATGGATAAGCTGGATCTGAATGACACGGCGCTTAAATCACTTGGCTCCATTCGCAGTCGTGATTCGGGACGAACAGTCGGCCCTAAAGCTGCCAATCTCGGGGAGCTGCATCACTTCTACCCGCAGATGGTCAATCCGGGCATTGTCATTCCGTTCGGGTTTTTCAAACAGCATCTGGAGCAGCCTCTGTTTGATGGTGGCCCTTCCGTGCTAACCTGGATTAAATCCGAATATGACCGTCTTGCTCTTGTTACGGATGGCGATCAGAAAAGCCGTGAAACGCAACTGTTTCTCGATCGTTTGAGAAAATGGATTGTGAACAGTAGCCCGGACAATTCGCTTAAGAACAGCCTGCGAAATATGCTTAATGAAACGTTCGGAGATGATGGCAGTTACGGTGTGTTTGTCCGCAGTGACACCAATGTCGAGGATCTGCCCGGCTTTAGCGGCGCAGGCCTTAATCTCACAGTTGCCAATGTGGTCGGTTTTGATGCGATTCTCAAAGCGATCCTGCATGTATGGGCCTCACCATTTAGTGATCGTTCCCATGCATGGAGGCAGTCATATATGGAGGAGCCGGAGCATGTTTACCCGGCTGTGCTGCTGATGAAAAGTTTCCCCTCGGAGAAGTCGGGAGTTCTGGTTTCCGCCGCCATCGAAAGCGGAGATCGCAGCTTGCTCTCAGTCGCCGTCAATGAAGGCATAGGTGGTGCCGTTGAGGGGCAGGCAGCCGAGGAGATCAGGGTGGAGCGAATCAGTGGCGGCGTTGAACTTATTGCTCAGGCATCCTCTCCTGTACAGAAGGTGCTTAACCCGGAAGGAGGGCTTCAGGTGATGCCTGCCTCAGGAAAGCAGAGCCTGCTCAGTAGTGCGGAGATCGAACAGTTGCTGAGCCTGATTGCCGATGTAGAACGGCGGTTTCCCCTGCCCAGAAATGCGCAGGGTGTGCCGGTGGTGGCAGATATCGAATTCGGGTTCCGGCAAGGCAAGCTGGCGCTGTTCCAGATTCGTCCATTTGTTGAGAGCAGCAGGGCCAGAAGCAGCCAGACTTTGATCGATATGGACCGAGATATATCTCGAAGGGGTGCGCGTTTGGTTCAGATGAATCGGCCGCCGCTGGTTTCGGAGTTGTTATGA
- a CDS encoding cupin domain-containing protein — protein MKVVETYSVATEGVSHDPDILKRVLLHESELPGSVRFSHATFTPGQKVAAHCHEDICEVFYILSGTCRFTVNGEAVDVREGSVIRIDAGEMHEVINVSNMDLTMIYFGLKVEKTGPVVRGL, from the coding sequence ATGAAGGTTGTGGAAACGTACAGCGTGGCGACCGAAGGTGTATCGCATGATCCGGATATCCTGAAACGGGTGCTGTTGCACGAGTCGGAGCTGCCAGGCTCAGTACGCTTCTCCCATGCAACATTCACGCCAGGCCAGAAGGTGGCTGCACACTGCCATGAGGATATATGCGAGGTGTTTTATATCCTTTCAGGCACCTGCAGGTTCACCGTGAATGGGGAGGCTGTTGACGTGCGAGAGGGGAGCGTGATCCGGATTGATGCGGGTGAGATGCATGAGGTGATCAATGTCTCCAATATGGATTTGACTATGATCTATTTCGGCCTGAAAGTCGAAAAAACAGGCCCCGTTGTGAGGGGCCTGTAG
- a CDS encoding adenosine kinase, with the protein MGYDVFGVGNAIMDMQVRCDDAFLEEMGIEKGVMTLVDEGRQQEILAALANHSVNYCSGGSAANTIVGIADMGGKSAYACKTGADSFGRQYLDEMKNLGITIEVPQTEGQNGTCVVLITPDAQRTMLTHLGISSSLDEDDIVESEVAKAKYLYVEGYLFAGDSTKAAALKAIEFAKKHGVKVALTVSDPFLIHLFKEQFQQLIEGPVDLLFCNEEEAKALTGLEDPIDCAHAIHAHCENVALTLGKNGSIIMHEGKAYPVEGVEVEAIDTTGAGDMYAAGLLYGITNGIPWQKAGHLGSHAAGVVVSQLGARLPAPLTFEEIKHLLD; encoded by the coding sequence ATGGGATACGATGTTTTCGGCGTAGGCAACGCCATTATGGATATGCAGGTGCGTTGCGATGATGCATTTCTTGAGGAGATGGGCATTGAGAAGGGGGTCATGACACTGGTTGATGAGGGGCGGCAGCAAGAGATCCTGGCTGCACTGGCCAATCACAGCGTGAACTACTGCTCTGGTGGTTCTGCGGCCAACACCATTGTCGGCATTGCCGATATGGGGGGGAAATCGGCCTATGCGTGCAAAACGGGTGCAGACAGTTTCGGCAGGCAGTATCTCGATGAGATGAAAAACCTCGGCATCACCATCGAAGTTCCACAGACCGAGGGACAAAACGGTACCTGCGTGGTACTGATCACACCGGATGCTCAACGTACCATGCTTACCCATCTCGGTATCTCCTCATCCCTTGATGAAGATGACATCGTCGAGAGCGAGGTCGCCAAGGCAAAATATCTCTACGTTGAGGGTTATCTCTTTGCCGGAGATTCCACCAAGGCAGCCGCACTCAAAGCGATCGAATTCGCCAAGAAGCATGGCGTAAAGGTGGCACTGACTGTTTCCGATCCATTCCTGATCCATCTCTTCAAGGAGCAGTTCCAGCAGTTGATCGAAGGCCCTGTCGATCTTCTCTTCTGCAACGAGGAGGAGGCCAAGGCATTGACCGGCCTGGAGGACCCTATCGACTGCGCCCATGCCATCCATGCTCACTGCGAAAACGTTGCGCTTACACTCGGCAAAAACGGTTCGATCATCATGCATGAGGGTAAGGCATACCCAGTTGAAGGAGTTGAGGTTGAAGCCATCGACACCACCGGTGCCGGTGACATGTATGCCGCAGGCCTGCTCTACGGTATCACCAATGGCATCCCCTGGCAGAAAGCAGGCCACCTCGGATCGCATGCAGCAGGTGTCGTGGTCTCCCAGCTTGGCGCACGCCTGCCTGCACCGCTTACTTTCGAAGAGATCAAACATCTTCTAGATTAA
- a CDS encoding DUF3012 domain-containing protein: MNRIITAIFALIALISLSACSPEPGTKAWCEKMKETPKGEWSANDAGTFTKYCVLGNYKEK; this comes from the coding sequence ATGAACAGAATTATCACAGCCATCTTTGCCCTGATCGCCCTGATCTCTCTCTCCGCATGTTCGCCGGAACCGGGAACCAAGGCGTGGTGCGAGAAGATGAAAGAGACACCGAAAGGTGAGTGGTCAGCCAACGATGCCGGCACCTTCACCAAGTACTGCGTACTCGGAAACTACAAAGAGAAATAA
- the ppsA gene encoding phosphoenolpyruvate synthase, whose amino-acid sequence MKYIRFFEELGLSDVALVGGKNASLGEMYCKLTAKGIKIPNGFATTADAYWHYIEQNNLSDEIASTLEGLDTGNMKRLAECGQHLRSIIAHAKMPDDLEEEIIEAYRRLSKQYVEHPLAVSVRSSATAEDLPEASFAGQQESYLNVRGAAHVVEHVKRVYASLFTNRAISYRVDKGFDHMKVALSAGIQKMVRSDLASAGVMFSIDTETGFNDAVFITGSYGLGENVVQGTVRPDEAYVFKPLLKEGYRSLLGRTLGEKAQKMVYSESLKHPTKNVHVPLEEQRVYCLSEDELITLAKYAVAIEEHYSGLAGHLQPMDIEWAKDGVSGELFIVQARPETVHSQRDYQVLESYKLKELSAILAQGKSVGGKIAAGRARVIKDVSQIEEVEAGEVLVTDMTDPDWEPIMKSAAAIVTNRGGRTCHAAIISRELGLPAVVGTGNGTETITDGDMVTVSCAEGETGYVYEGELKFRCKTLNVGKLERPKTKIMMNVASPDRAFAFSAIPNDGVGLARLEFIINNSIGIHPNAILEFDKIIEARVKREIRSRASGYNSPVDFYVKKLAEGVATIAAAFYPAKVIFRMSDFKSNEYANLIGGEGFEPKEENPMIGFRGASRYYSDAFREAFALECRAMRLVREEKGLKNVCLMIPFTRTPTEGEKVLEVMEEHGLKRGEDGLEIYVMCEIPANVIAADAFLDIFDGFSIGSNDLTQLTLGVDRDSALVAHIFDEREPAILEMLKMAISACKRRNKYIGICGQAPSDYPEIAEFIVREGIESMSLNPDSVLETTLRILELEKELGR is encoded by the coding sequence ATGAAATATATCCGATTTTTTGAGGAGCTGGGTCTATCCGATGTTGCTCTGGTCGGCGGCAAGAATGCTTCTCTTGGTGAGATGTACTGCAAGCTGACAGCGAAGGGGATTAAGATTCCCAACGGTTTTGCAACTACGGCCGATGCTTACTGGCACTATATTGAACAGAATAACCTGAGCGATGAGATTGCTTCAACGCTTGAAGGGCTCGACACAGGCAATATGAAGCGTCTGGCTGAGTGCGGCCAGCACCTTCGTTCTATCATTGCCCATGCCAAAATGCCGGACGATCTCGAGGAGGAGATCATTGAGGCATACAGGCGGTTAAGCAAGCAGTACGTCGAGCATCCGCTGGCTGTTTCCGTGCGTTCATCGGCAACGGCCGAGGATCTTCCCGAAGCATCATTTGCAGGCCAGCAGGAGAGTTATCTTAATGTGCGTGGTGCAGCCCATGTCGTCGAACATGTCAAACGGGTGTATGCCTCGCTGTTTACCAATCGTGCCATTTCATACCGGGTCGATAAGGGATTCGACCATATGAAGGTCGCACTCTCGGCCGGTATTCAGAAGATGGTGAGGAGTGATCTTGCATCGGCAGGTGTGATGTTCTCCATTGATACGGAGACAGGATTCAACGATGCGGTTTTTATCACCGGCTCCTACGGTCTCGGTGAGAATGTAGTGCAGGGTACCGTTCGCCCGGATGAGGCATATGTATTTAAACCGCTGCTTAAAGAGGGATACCGGTCGCTGCTTGGCCGTACTCTGGGTGAGAAGGCGCAGAAGATGGTCTATTCCGAATCGCTGAAACACCCGACCAAGAACGTTCATGTGCCGCTGGAGGAGCAGCGGGTCTACTGCCTCAGCGAGGATGAATTGATAACGCTGGCAAAGTATGCGGTCGCCATTGAAGAGCACTACTCCGGGCTGGCAGGTCATCTGCAGCCGATGGATATCGAATGGGCCAAGGATGGCGTATCGGGCGAACTGTTCATTGTTCAGGCCAGGCCGGAAACCGTTCACTCCCAGCGTGATTATCAGGTGCTCGAGTCCTATAAGCTCAAGGAGTTGTCAGCCATTCTCGCTCAGGGCAAAAGTGTGGGTGGCAAGATCGCCGCAGGTCGTGCCCGTGTGATCAAGGATGTATCGCAGATCGAAGAGGTGGAGGCAGGCGAGGTACTGGTTACCGACATGACCGACCCGGACTGGGAGCCGATCATGAAGAGTGCGGCAGCCATCGTTACCAATCGTGGTGGCCGCACCTGCCATGCCGCCATCATTTCACGCGAGTTAGGGTTGCCTGCCGTGGTGGGAACCGGCAACGGTACCGAAACGATTACCGACGGAGATATGGTGACCGTCTCCTGTGCCGAAGGTGAAACCGGCTATGTTTATGAGGGGGAATTGAAGTTCAGGTGCAAGACGCTGAATGTGGGCAAGCTGGAGCGCCCGAAAACCAAGATCATGATGAATGTGGCCAGCCCCGACCGCGCATTCGCTTTCAGTGCCATCCCCAACGATGGTGTCGGCCTGGCGCGTCTGGAGTTCATTATCAACAACAGCATCGGCATCCATCCCAATGCGATTCTCGAGTTTGATAAGATTATCGAAGCCAGAGTGAAACGGGAAATCAGAAGCCGGGCCTCGGGCTACAATTCACCGGTCGACTTCTATGTGAAGAAACTGGCAGAGGGTGTCGCGACAATTGCCGCCGCTTTTTACCCGGCCAAGGTGATTTTCCGTATGTCCGATTTTAAATCGAATGAGTATGCCAATCTGATTGGTGGCGAAGGCTTTGAGCCGAAGGAAGAGAATCCGATGATTGGTTTCCGCGGTGCATCACGCTACTACTCCGATGCATTCAGAGAGGCCTTTGCGCTCGAGTGCCGTGCCATGCGTCTGGTGCGCGAGGAGAAAGGGCTGAAGAACGTCTGTCTGATGATTCCTTTTACCCGCACACCTACCGAAGGAGAGAAGGTGCTCGAGGTCATGGAAGAGCACGGCCTGAAGCGGGGCGAAGATGGTCTGGAGATCTATGTGATGTGCGAGATACCAGCCAACGTGATTGCTGCCGACGCATTCCTGGATATTTTCGACGGGTTTTCGATCGGCTCCAACGACCTTACCCAGCTGACCCTTGGCGTCGATCGCGACTCAGCCCTCGTTGCACATATTTTCGATGAGCGCGAACCGGCCATTCTGGAGATGCTGAAAATGGCGATATCGGCCTGCAAGCGGCGGAATAAATATATCGGCATCTGTGGCCAGGCACCGTCGGATTATCCCGAGATCGCAGAATTCATTGTACGCGAGGGAATTGAGTCAATGTCGCTTAACCCGGATTCGGTGCTTGAGACGACGCTGCGCATTCTGGAGCTGGAGAAAGAGTTGGGCCGCTAG